In the genome of Gemmatimonadota bacterium, the window ATGAAGAGGGCAGAGTGACTGAGATAAACATGTTCGCGAACGATCTGGAAGGCGAGATCCCTCCGGAGATCGGTGAACTCTCCCAACTGAAGAGAATCTACCTGGAGAGGAACAGTCTGACCGGGAGCATACCGCCCCAGATCGGGAAACTAAAAAACCTCGAGACGCTGATCCTGATGTACAACGACATTTCCGGAACCTTGCCGCCGGAAATCGGACAACTTGGAAGCCTCAAGACGCTGTTATTGCAGGATAACGAGTTGACAGGTACGATCCCACCGGAGATTGGAAGGTTATCTAACCTGAATACATTGATGCTGAATGATAACGACCTGGAAGGCAATATCCCCGACGAAATCGGTCAGCTTAAGAATCTGAACGTGCTGTTTCTGGGAACCAACGGCTTGTCAGGGCCTATTCCGGAAGAGATTGGTCAACTTGAGAACCTGACCCTGCTTGATCTTTCGGAGGGTTTGCTGACGGGCAGCATTCCGGTGGAACTCTATCGACTCCGCAAACTGGAAACACTTCGTCTTGCGCTCAATCGTTTGTCGGGATCCGTTTCGTCGGAAATAGCACGACTTGCGAGCCTTGAAGAGTTCGACGTCAGATTAAATACGGAAATGTCCGGTCGTTTACCACAGGAGATTAAATCGCTCAACCTCACCCATCTGCTTACACGGGGAACTTCGATCTGCACACCGGTCGACGCTGAATTCCAGGTTTGGTTACAGGGAATCTCCCTCAAGGAACTGGCGGAACCATGCGATATCTAGTCAGATGCTGTGGAGATGGATCGAGGTGGCTAAAGGAAGCTGTTAAGCAGAGGGATGGGACGTGGACGCCGGAAGCATCAGGCCAGTAAGGAGAGAACACATTGAAAAACTTTAACGGAGAGGGTGGGATTCGAACCCACGGTGCCCGAAGGCACAACGGTTTTCGAGACCGTCCGATTCAACCACTCTCGCACCTCTCCGGCAACCTCGGTTCGTCAGCTGTACCGCCCGCTCCCCTTTTTGCCCTGAAGAAGTCCTTCAGCAGCCTTGAACAGGATTCCGCCAGCACACCTCGCGTTACAGCCACCTGGTGATTCAACCGGGTGTCCCGCACGATATCGCGCAGGGACCCACAGGCCCCGGTCTTGGGATCGTCTGCCCCGTACACGAGTTCGTCCAGACGAGCCAGCACGATCGCCCCCGCGCACATGGCGCAGGGTTCCAGCGTAACGTAAATCGTGGCCCCGGCCAGCCGTTCATAACCCAGCGACGCACTGGCTTCGCGGATCGCGAGCATCTCGGCATGGGCGGTGGGATCGCGCAAACGCTCCACGCGATTCTGGCCCCGGCCGATGACCACGCCATCGCGCACGATCACGGCCCCGACGGGCACATCACCGGCGGCTTCCGCCAACCGGGCTTCTTCCAGCGCCAGCCTGAGCCATTCTTCGTGTTCGCCCTCGTTCGTTCTCATGCTCCCGCGTCCCACGGAAAATACGCCCGGAGGGAGTCGAACCCCCAACCTCCTGATCCGTAGTCAGGTGCTCTATCCAATTGAGCTACAGGCGCTCAGGACCAGCATAACAGAGCACCGCAAACTACAGAACAGACCCGTCAAAGTCAAGTGGATTCTGACGCCTGATCCGTAGTCCGGAGCGCCACGAATCAGGCTGTCAGAAAGCGTCGTGAACCCGCCGTTCCAGATAGATTCTTCCCCGTTCGACGTATCCTTCCGCGGTCCGGTGTATGCGTTCGATCTGCTCGTCCGTGACGGAACGTACCACCCGTCCGGGAACGCCTACGACCAGGGAGCCCGGAGGTACTTCCGTGTTTTCGAGCACCAGTGCGCCGGCGCCGATGATGCTGTGCCTGCCGATCCGCGCGCCGCTGAGGATCACGGCGCCCATGGAAATCAGCACGTGGTCCTCCACCACCGCGCCGTGGACGATGGCGCGGTGCCCCACGGTTACGCCCTTGCCCAGTTCGGTGGGCATGCCGGCGTCGATGTGGAGGACGCTGCCGTCCTGCACGTTGGTTCCCTCGCCGATGGTTAC includes:
- the tadA gene encoding tRNA adenosine(34) deaminase TadA, which translates into the protein MRTNEGEHEEWLRLALEEARLAEAAGDVPVGAVIVRDGVVIGRGQNRVERLRDPTAHAEMLAIREASASLGYERLAGATIYVTLEPCAMCAGAIVLARLDELVYGADDPKTGACGSLRDIVRDTRLNHQVAVTRGVLAESCSRLLKDFFRAKRGAGGTADEPRLPERCESG
- a CDS encoding gamma carbonic anhydrase family protein, encoding MTSNQYVHHAPRIHPSAFVAESADLIGAVDIGKDASIWFQVVIRADDEPVTIGEGTNVQDGSVLHIDAGMPTELGKGVTVGHRAIVHGAVVEDHVLISMGAVILSGARIGRHSIIGAGALVLENTEVPPGSLVVGVPGRVVRSVTDEQIERIHRTAEGYVERGRIYLERRVHDAF